The DNA region TATAGAAGCCGCTTTTTGATCCTGGATAATGCCTAGTCCGTTGTCACCTACGCCCCAGCTTGTTTTTTTACCGTAAAACTCCTTGGTTTTTGAATTGGTCAGAATTCCACCACCGGAAATGTTCAGTGTTAATCCCGGAATAAATTTGTAATTCAGATAGCCACTAATGTTATTTTGTACGGTAGCTGCAGATTTATAAGCATCGTCAATCATGGTTAGCGGAGAGATGTAGGCGCCAGCCCTGTCCCAGAGTGGATCGTAAAATTCTATGGGTTTGGAAATGACAAGGTTTTGGACAATACCGTTGAATAGCCCGTCACCACCACCGCTTTGACTGGCTCCATCTTGCCCGGTTTGTGATAAACTGATGTTTAAGCCAATTTTGAGTTTAGTATTGAAATCCTGATCGACCTTTAATCTGGCTGAATATCTTTTAAAGTCGTTGTTTCTGACAATCGCGCCCTGATCAAGATAACCAATGCCACCGGCATAGGAGGTATTATCTTTTTTGACACTAAAAGAAACATTGTGATTTTGCGAAACACCAGTTTGCAAAGTTTCGTCTTGCCAATCGTGTTTTTCCAGCTCGCTTAAGTCCACTGGTTCATCAAGCTCATTGTACAATCCATCTTTATTGGTGTCTTTATAAAATAAAATGGTATTCGGGCTAACAATGCGGCGATAATCCAGATATTCATCCGGGCTAAGCACCCCTAGTTTTTTTGTAGCATTAGAGAAGCTCATGTATCCATCATAGTCAATTTTCGGGGCACCCAATTTTCCGGTTTTTGTAGTAATGATCACAACACCATTGGCACCTCTTGATCCATAAATGGCGGTAGAAGACGCATCTTTAAGCACATCTACAGATTCTATGTCGTTTGGATTCAGGCTGGACAGCGGATTCGCAGATGTTTTATTACCTATACTTGCCGTACCCACCTCGTTGGCATTGGCATCATAAGGAACTCCGTCAATCACAAACAGGGGGCTGGTGCTACCATAAATGGTGTTTGCACCGCGTATGGAAATATTCATTGCCGCACCAGGCTCGCCAGAGCTGGAAGTGATTTGTATGCCTGCCATTTTACCCTGTATCGCTTCCTGGAAAGAAGTTACTTTACTTTTAGAAATTTCATCGGCTTTAATGCTGGAAACAGAACCGGTCAGGTCTTTTTTATTTACAGTCCCATAACCAATTACCACCAGATCGTCCAATGATTTTACCTCTTCCATTAAAATCACATCTATTACTTTCTGGCTACCAACTAATAGTTCTTTTACATTATATCCTATAGATGTAAATACCAGAATGCTTGTTGGCTCAGGCGCATCGATAGTGTACTTACCATCCATATCTGTGGAAGTCCCTTTATTGCTGCCTTTAATCCGGATGCTGACTCCAGGAATGGGACTTCCTTTTGAATCGGTCACTTTTCCTGTAACCCTTGTTATCATAATTGGGACCGGTGCATTTAGTTTCCTACGGACTACAATGGTGTTCATCGAAATGATGTAATCCAGATCAAGGTCTCTCAAACATCTATTGAGCAGTGTTTCAATAGATACATCTTTTACTGTCAGACTAAATGGCTTTGTTGCTTTTATAATTTTGGAATCATAAACGACGGTAAAGCTTGTTTGTTTTTCGATCAATTGAAATACTTCTTTTAAAGAAGTATTTTGCTTATTGATAGAGATGTTTTGAGCCCTGGTACTGGCCCCGACTTGTAAAAATACGGCTGTTAGTAAAACAAACGTGAGTTTCATAGTTAAAATGAATTTGGAAGGAATAGAGAAATTCCTCCTGCACTTTAATGCAGCATAAATTTTATACATTTGGTTAGTGGTTAATTAATATTCGGTTTTTAGAAGAATTGTCGTTTTTTAACCCATAGCTTTTGAAAAAAAGCTTCAGTCGGGGGCGTGTGAGAAACGCTCCTGACTTTTTTATTGGCTCGTTGGAATAGTAGAACTATTGTGTCACAATGATCCTCCTTCCCTCGAGCTTAAAATGGACTGACCCTGTAAGTTCCAGTGGTTTCAGGACATCCAAAATATTTTCATAACGTGAAATTTTTCCACCAAATTCTCCTCCGGGAATAGATTCTTTGTAAACAACCTCAACATCATACCAACGTGCGATCTTACGCATTACACTTTCAATCCCTTCATCCTGGAAAAGGAAATAGCCATTTTTCCAGGCCAGATCCTCATCCGGTTTGGATTCGTTAATGTCAATTGCACTTTGGTTCTTGTAAGTAACCGCTTGTTGCCCCGGTTTAATCGTCTTTGTTGCTGTATTTGTATTAACCTGAACCGATCCCTCAAATAAAGTGGTTTTTAGCAGGGGTTCGTCCTCATAGGCCATCACATTGAAATGTGTACCGAGCACTTTAATTTCAGTCCCGTTTGCGCTTACTTTAAACGGTTTCTTTTTGTTTTTTGCAATTTCGAAATAAGCTTCCCCCTTAAGCACGACATTTCTTTGGGTGGCAGAGAAGACTGTTGGGAATGTGAGTGACGAATTAGCATTTAAAAATACTTTACTGCCGTCTGCCAGAATAATTTCGTACTGCCCACCTTTAGGTGTTGTAAATACATTGTAACTTGAAGCTAATCTGGCATCAGTACTGTCTGCGATTACCTGATAGATAATTTGCCCATGGCTATTCTTTTTGATCTGGATATTTCCATAATTGGTTAAGCTGGGTTCAGCAGAATTGTTCAGGTTTATTGTAGAACCATTTGCGAGCCTTAATGTTGCTTTGTTGGTACCTGGCTTGATATGATATTTTACCGGCTTGGCTAATGCGGTAAACTGATCAAGAGCTTGGCTACCATTGAAACTGTAAAATGCAATACACAATAATACAACTGCAGCTACTGCTGCTGCCAAGGGTTGCCAAAGCCGGTTTTTTTTCGATTTAGGGAAGTCTTGCGAAGCCATGATTTGCGCATAGATCTTTTCCTGATCAATTGGGGGAACCTCGTCCTGATCGTTGAGGCCGTTCCAGAGATTCCGTAAACTCAGTTTAAGATCTTCGGTTGACTCATTTTGGCCAATTAAACTCATTAATTCCAGGAGTTCTTTTTTTGAACATTGGTTTAAGGCATATTGGTTCAATAAATATTCTAAGCGGGAAAAATTCATTTGGTTAGCTTGCTTATCTACATGACGAAGCAAAGTTGAAATCGTACTGCCTGTTTTTTATTTTTTTTAATCAAGCAGGTTGATCAGCATAACCAATAATAAAAAGCTTCTGCCTGATTCTGGATCTACCTGCTTTTTTAAATGTTTAAGCGTTTCGGAAAGGTGATTTTTTATGGTGCTTTTTGAAAGCTGCATTTCCGCGGCTATCTCGTCGTAGCTGTAGCCCTCTTCTTTGCTCATTCTGAAAATCTTTCTTTTTTGATCAGAAAGTTGTGCCAAAGACTGTTCAATCAGATTTTTGAGGGCGGTCGCATCGAGTTTTTCTTCAATCTCATTATGAGATTCCTGGATTTGAGTAGTTAATTCTGTAATCAGGCTGCTATCTTTTGCTAGTTTACGTAAATAATCAATGGCCTTATTTCGCGCCATTGCGAAAAGGTAGGCTTCAAAAGATTCGATATGATTTAGGGAGGATTTGTTTTTCCAGATTTTCAGGAATACATCATTAACCATTTCTTCCGTAGCATCGTTCGACTTACACAATTTGTATAAGTAAGCAGATAGCTTTTTGAAGTAAGCATCGTAAATGGTTTTGAAAGCAATTTCATTTCCACTGGCGATTGCCTCCAAAAGCTCCTTTTCATTTGGTTTTTTTTTGATATGCAATTGATCCCCGATTTGATAGCTAAACTAACAAAAATTGATTAAAACAATCTTTTATTTGAATTTTTTTAGTTATGAAACGGGAAACTTAAGCCAGAAGAGGGAATCTAACCGCCCGGTATTTACCATTTTTTATTAAATCGAGAATTTTACTCTACTAGAGATATTTATTTAGTTCGACTCTTTTTAACTTAACCTTCTCTAATATTAAATTTTAGTCACCCTTTGTTCATATAACAGAGCGGCATTCAGATTGCATAAAAGATCTAACCCACATGCAACGGCACACTGCTTACTGCTATGACTTTCCAGCTCCCGTTAAACGACTTCCAGATCCTGGTGAATTTCAACTTGCTATCAAATGGCTGGTTCAAATAACTCCCGCTGATATCTTTGTTGACCACGACCACGCAGGTATCTCCGAACAACTGCAACTGACGGTCTGAGGCCACTAACCCGGTAATTTTTAAATCCCCGGTGATGTGTGGGCTCAGATCTTCCTTTTTGGAGAGGGTCATCCCCAGATGGTTAACAAATACCAACTGATCGTGAAGCATCTGATCCAGTACTTCCACATCGCTGCTTAAGATAGCAGCAACAATTTGTTCTTCTAACTTTAAGATTTCGCGCTCCATAGTTGTTTTTTATTTTGCTAAGATATCAAAATTTAAAGTTACCCATTTTGATCACCTCTTGCTTATTTTATACAGCTTGCCACTATCAGTACCTGCGTAAAGGTTACCGTCTTTACCAATGGCCATGCAGCGCCAGCGTTCCTGCCTGCTCTCCAGCAAACGCTCCTCGCCTAAAACTTTATTGTTCCTGATAACCAAACGGGCAATATGCACACCACCCAGGCCGCCTATTAAAATATTATTTTTCCACTCAGCAATGTTGCCCGTGTAAAATATCATACAACCCGGCGAAATGCTGGGATCCCAATAATAAACCGGCTGTATGGTACCTTTTTTTTGCTGTATACCTTCATACACTTTCTCACCACTATACTCAATACCATAAGTTACCACAGGCCAGCCGTAGTTCCCTCCAGGCTTGATCAGGTTAAGCTCATCTCCACCACGCGGACCGAACTCAGCTTCCCACAGATCTCCTGTAGCAGGATGAATAGCCAAACCATCCGGGTTTCGGAACCCCAGGGCGTATATCTCGGGTTTGGCATTTGCCTTTCCAACAAATGGATTATCGGCCACCGGCTTGCCCTGTTTGGTAATATGGATGATCTTGCCTGTCGTAGCGCTCAGATCCTGTGCTTTTTGACGAATGTTTTTTTCGCTACGGTCGCCCGAACTAACAAAAATATTGCCCTTTTTATCAAACACTAATCGCGAACCATACTGGCCGCCGCCTTTATGGCGAGGCACAGCTTCAAATATCACCCTAACGTCCTCTAAGCTGGTCTCATCAGCAGATAGCCTGCCTTTCGCAACAGCTAATGCAGCACCGTTTTCACCCGGCTGGGCGTAGGTCCAATAAACCATTCGGTTCTTTTTAAAGTTGGGGTCAATGTTCACATCCAGCAAACCACCCTGCCCCTGAAAATGTACTTTAGGGAAGCCTGTGATCGTTTTCACGATCTTACCCGTGGTGGTCAATATTTGCATGGTGCCCGGCTTACCACTGATCAATAAACGTCCATCGGGCAATACGCAAATACCCCAGGGGCCTTTCAGGTTAGTGTTGATCACCTCGTCTTTATAGGCAGTTTTGCTTTTAACGCTACCTATGCGGGTTTGGCCCTTAAAAGCGGGTTTATAGTCGGTATTGGCTTTATTGGTCTCTACAGGGGCGCCTGTCTGAGCCATGCCGGAAATGGTCACTGATGTTAGCGCAATGCCCAAAGCCAGTGGTTTATAAAGTTTTAATAACATAAAATGGTTCGTTGGTCTTAATCTTTTTTTAAGCTGTTGAGATATTTTATACTTTCAGGCACTTGCGTAACGGATGAACTGCTTTCATCCTCAATGTAATAATGTTTCACACCGGCTTTGCGTGCTGCCTTTATCACGGCCGGAATATCAATCTGGCCGGTGCCTAAAATCACATCGTTATCCTTCGGGGTAGTACCCGAAAGGCTGCCACGTTCAACACCTTTCTTTAAATCTTTCATGTGCAGGGCTTTATAGCGGTTACCGTATTTAGCCAGTAATTGCGCCGGGTCCTGCCCCGGCAAAAATGCCCACAGGATATCCAGTTCCATGCTTACATATTTAGGGTCGGTATTTTTCAGCAGGTAGTCGTACAGCGTACCATCCTGATAAGGCTCGAACTCAAAACCATGATTATGATAGATGAAGGTAAGGCCATATTGATCTTTCAGCAGCTTCCCATACTTATTAAAATCAGCAACCGTCTGTTTGGCATTGTCTAAGGTAAAAGCGCCTTTGTGAGGAATACTGGCTACCCTAACAAAGGCTGCGCCCAACGCAACAGCCGTTTTTCCTACTTCATCTGTCTTATTTACCAGGTCTTCATAACTTACCCCGTATGATGAACATTTAATACCCCTTGCATCGCACATTTTACGCAAATCCTCAGGGCTTTGCTTAAACAGGTTTGAAAATTCAATATCAGTTATTCCGTTGTTTTTTATCATATCGAGTGTGCCGGGCACATCTTTGGCAAACTGGTTACGATAGGTGTACGACACGATACCCGGAGCTTCCGGAAATAGCTTTTTCTGGGCTACAGCCTGGCCGCTAACCAGGGCTCCTATTAAACCCAGGCCTAGCAGGGCTTTTTTTAATTGATAGATCATATTTGAAATTGTTATTTAAACAGGCAGTTCATTAAATTTTCGGTTCCCATCCCGGTTCGTAGCTCCGTTTCCATAGCTTTTGCGCCTCTGGATCATTAAGAATATGACCATTTTTCGGATCGAGATGAAGTTCCCGGCCTACGCGCCAGGCAATATTGCTTAGCTGCATCCCAATAATGCTTTTATGTCCAATCTCCACATCGCAATTTGGTTTGCGGTTACTGCGTATCGCATCCAGGAAATCAGCTACGTGCATGCTATCCAAACTCAGGCTAACGCTGGCAGTATTGCGTCCCTGTACCGCTTCTTCTTTAGTTTTCGGGCCAACGTCTTTCACCAGTTTGCCTTTCAGATCAAACACTTTATAAGCATCAGTCCCGGTGCTCAGGCTTCCATTCTCGCCATAAAAAATAATCCCGCGCTCATCACCTTCTATTCTTCGGCCATTCGCACTGCTGCTTTCCCACATAATCATTTTCCTGTCGGGATATTCAAGCGTTACCACCTGCGTATCCGGCGTTTCCCAATTGTCCTTATAGGCATAACGCCCGCCGGATGAAGTTACTTTTACTGGATAATCCACACCTAAGCCCCAGCGGGCTATATCAACCTCGTGTGTACCATTGTTTAGCGCCTCACCGGTTCCCCAATGCCAAAACCAGTGCCAGTTGTAATGGATTAACCCATCCTGATAAGCCAGGCGCGGCGCGGGGCCTTGCCACAGGTCGTAATTTAACTCTGCGGGCGCTGTGCCAGCTTTCAAAAAAGTAGGCTTGCGATCATTCGTGTACCAGGTTTTTGCATAATAAACCCGGCCAATAATTCCTTCATGCAATTGCTGTATGCCCTCGGTCAGTATCGGGGCCGAACGGCGCTGCGCCCCCATTTGCACTACCCGCTTGTATTTTCGGGCAGCAGCAACGGCCAGTTCGCCCTCGTGGGGGTTATGGCTTAAAGGCTTTTCTACATAAACATGTTTTCCGGACTGGCAACCCATAATGGTAAGGGGTGTGTGCCAATGGTCGGGCGTGGCAATGTAGATCGCGTCAATATTCTTATCCTGCATCACCTTACGGCAGTCGCCTTCCGTTTTAGGGACGTTTTCCTGACGGTTATCGGCTACAGATTTTAGCGCTTTGGCAAAAACGCGGGTATCAACATCGCAAAGTGTAAGTATCTCGGCACCCTTTTGCCGCGCGAAAGTACTTGCCATGCTGGTGCCACGGCCGTTTAAACCGATGATGGCGACATGGATACGTTCGTTGGCACCAATAATATTGCGGTAGCTTTTTGCACTCATACCAAACAGACTGTTGCCTGCCATAACTCCGGCCGACGTAATAGCTAATTTTTTAATAAAATCTCTTCGTTTTTCCATAACATGGTTAAATTAGGGTTAAAAATTAAAATCCATCATTTTGCGGATATTTATCACCGGTAATGATCCGATCTATTTGATTTTGGGGTATCGGCCGTAGTATATGTTTCTCTTTGATGTTTAGGCCTGCATCAGGGTTATGCAGTTTAACACGTTCTATCAGTTTATTTGTTCTGACCAGGTCCAGCCATCGGGTTTGTTCCCCTGCAAGCTCACGCGATCGCTCATCAAGAATAAAATCCAGTGTTACCTGGGCAGGCAGAATACTCATGGCAGCCAGGTTTCCGTTAGGAAAAGCAGCCCTCTCCCGCACTGCGTTGATGTATTTTGCGGCGTTAAGGTTATCGCTCAGATTAAATGCCGCTTCTGCAGCCAGCAGATAGGTTTCTGCAAGACGGTAAGCGATGATGGGACGTATGGACGGGTCATTGATGCCCGCTCTTTTGGTATCCTGATATTTGAGCATCGTAGGGAACAGTTGCAGGGTGTAGTTCCGTGGAGGAACCAGTAAGTAACGCGATGCATTGATTTTAGCGTTCGTTACGTCAACCCCGGGCATATAGATAGCTGTATCACCTAAGGCGTATTTAGGCACGCCGTTTACCTTCGGTATCTTATCTGCAGAATTAGACAGCCAAACAGATTGAAACGTTTTAAAGTATCGCGTGTCGTTGGTCTTATCTGCAAAACAGGTATCACTCATCCACCTGGTAAGTTGAACACGCGCAAACGGGCGGCCATAGGCCATTGAGCGGACCAGGCCTGGAAAATTCTCATAGCCCATAACGTAGTGGAAATTCAACTCGTTGCTGTTGTTATTATAGGTTAGGTTAGGGGTGTGCTGCACGCTCCAGAGCACTTCCTTGTTGGCTTCATTACCTTCAGCAAACACTGAAGCAAAATCGGGGAGCAGCCCCAAACCTAAACTGCCGCTGGCGTCAATAAGGGCTTTGGCTGTATTGTAGGCATTTTGAAAATCATCGGGCAGTTTAGCCGAAGAATAAGCCCTGGTCAGGTATACTTTAGCCAGCAAATGGTGTGCTGCGGCAGCGGTTGCTTTGCCGGGTAAAACGCCATTTTGTACCGGACTTGCAGGTAGGTCGGCAATAGCATCCTTCAGATCTTTAACAATAAAATTATATACATCCGCAATCGGTGCCCGGCCTGCGCTTGTGCTTGGTTCGCTGATAAAGTGTTCGTTGAGTGTAACCGGCCCCCAGAAACGTACCAGAATAAAGTAGAAGTTGGCCCGCAGAAACTTGGCTTCTGCAACGGTTCGTTTCACTGTAGCGGCATCCAAGCCTTTCACTGTTGATCCGTTGTCGATAACGCCGTTGCAATTATTGATAAAAGTATAACAGGTGTTCCAAACATTTGTTACCCAGCTGCTGCTGGCATCAAAACTGGTAGAATAAATATTAAAATCAATGTTACCGCCACCGCCAGACTTAAATTCATCAGTTCCGGGTACGGTCATGGTCATAAAATTTTCGTTGCCCCAGATGTTGCGATTGCCGGCGTAAGCCGCGTCGAGACCTGACCGGAATCCCTGAGCTGTGCTAAAGTATTGCGGGGTGAGTGAAGAATGTGGCTCTTCTATTAATTGCTTTTTGCAACTCATGCTCACCAACATCATGATGGAAACTGCAATAAGTTTATTTATGATAGATTTCATACTGTTAAAAATTAAAATGAAACATTCAATCCAAATAGAACCGACTTGTTCGGCGGCGTATCCAGGCCAAGTGTACCAGCCGATTCGGGATCGGCGCCATGGAACCGGTCATGTAATGGCGAGAAAAGAATTATTGCATCATTAAGGGTGGCATAGAACCGCAGGGATTTTGCCGTTATTTTGTTGCTGATCCGTTGTGGAAGGGTGTAACCTAAGCTGATTGTGCGGATTTTGAGATAGGTAGCACTATAATAGCCCAGCAAATCGCCATAGGTTGGTGTGTTGGAGCCAAAAATGGGCTTCGGATAGGTGTTTTCCTGATTGAACGGTGTCCAGTAGTTAACATTTAAATTGTTCGTCTTGCCGGTCATCGCATTGACGTTGCTGCCCGGCTGGAGCCAGTAAGCTATTTGCGTACCGCCTACACGGTAAGTACCAACTACTGTCAGATCAAGTCCACGGTAGTTGAACCTGTTCGTAAACCCACCTAAAAACTTGGGCTGGCGGTTACCTACAATGGTGCGGTCATTTGAATTGATCACCCCATCGCCATTAAAGTCAGCAACTTTTATACTTCCGATTACCGAACCTACTCCGGTCATCGTTAGGTTATATTTTTTGGCTAGGGCTGAATCTGCTGCGGTATTTTGCCATATACCCAGCCTCACATAGTTGTAAAGCGAGTTGATCGGGGCACCTACAAAACGGTTATTGCCAATGTCCTTTGTTACACCATTTTGCAGCGCCAGGATCTTATTACGGTTAAAGGTGATGTTAAAATTGGTTGTCCAACCGAAATCTTTCCGGTCGGTTGCCTTGATGTTAACGGAGTTAACATTAATTTCCAGCCCACGATTTTCGGTTTTTCCCACATTGGCCAGAAACTGCGAAGTATAGCCTGTGGTAATGGGTAAATTCTGCGGCAGGATCAGGTCACTTGTACGTTGCCGGTAAACATCTACGTTACCAGAAATCCGGTTATTCAACAGCCCGAAATCCAAACCCAGATTAAGGGTTGCGGTGTATTCCCAGCCAAGCTTTGGATTGGGTACATTATTGGGATAAGTGCCGGTTACATTGGTACCCCCGTAATTGTAATTGATAGATGCCAGGCCTCCGAGTGTTTGATAAGGGTTTACCGCGGCATTGCCTACGATTCCATAGCCGGCCCTTAATTTCAGACTGGATATCTGCCGGATACTTTTCATGAATTTTTCTTCTGTGATGTTCCAGCCAATAGCTGCTGAAGGGAACAAATGATATTTATTTCCGGGAGCCAGTGTTGAAGATCCGTCAGACCGCATGGTCAGCGTAGCCAGATACCTGCTCTTGAAATCATAATTGAGGCGGCCCATAAAAGAGACAATAGTAAATTTGGCATAGTTGCCCGAACCATTGAGGTTTGCCCCTAACGAAGGATTGAAATATTGAATATAATCAGCTAAAATATTGTTGTAACCGAAACTCGTTGATGCTTTGTAATCGTTCTGATAACTAAATAGCCCCGTTGCTGTTAAGTGATGCTTTTCTGCAAAAGTATTTTCGTATACCAAAAGATTTTCCAGGGTGTAGTCGTAGAAATCGTAATTGTTGTTTTTCGCAGTAGAAGGCCCGCTTAAATTCTGGTAGGTTGCGCTTCCATAAAATTCACCATAAGTTTCGGGCGTAAGCTCTAGACCACCATTGAAACGGTACCGTAAATGGGGCGTTAACTGTGCCTCGACATAAGCGGTGGTAAAAGTATGGTACCTGGAACGTTTCTGAACAACCGAGCCCGGCACGAGATTAGCAAGGGGATTGTAGATTAACGAGCCACCGCCCGGAAATGGAATCAGGTTGCCATCGGCATCGTAAGGAACGGTAAGCGGACTGGAGGTCAGCGCTTGTCCTACCGGATTGATGCTCTCCCCGTTGATCTTGCTGACCGTATTCAGTGAACTTATTCCGACTTTAAATATTTTACCCAACTGCTGATCTACACTCACCTTAAATGTATAACGTTGAAATGACTGTCCCGGAAAAACGCCGGTCTCGTCAAAAAAACCGGCAGAGATGGCGTATTTGGTCATTTCTGTACCACCGGAAACACCGAGTTGATGATTGGTTTTCAGGCCATTTTTAAAGATCAGGTCCTGCCAGTCTGTAGCAGTTCCGTTTTTTATTCCGGCCAGTTCAGCAGGCAGAAAAGTAACGCCATCTGTGTAGAACCTGGGATCATCAATACCGCTGTAAGGGTGGGCCGCACCAATTGTATTCGGATTGTTTGCGTTATAAACCCCCCATTTTTTGTAGGTCTCATAGGTTTTCGGATCCATAACGTCATAATGGCCCAATGCTTTTACCTGGCCTGCATATCCGCTGTAGGTGATGGACGGAGCACCTGTTTTACCTCTCCTGGTATTGATCAATATCACACCGTTTGCGCCCCTTGAGCCGTAAATGGCGGTGGCAGAGGCATCTTTCAATATTTGTACTGAAACGACATCGTCCTGGTTGAGGTCGTTGATGTAGGTGCCGTTAAAAGGTATACCATCTACTACATATAAGACGTCATTTGTTGCACCGTCAGCTAAAGAACGCTGTCCCCTGATCGCGATGGCCGGTTTTGCACCGGGGTGGCTGTTACCACCTGCTTTTTGGATGTCAAGGCCAGGTGCCTGGCTTTGAAGAGCGCTAACTAAATTGCTCACAGGCACGCTTCTCAATGCCTCTTCATTTACCGAGGCAATGGAGCCCGTCACATCGGCTTTTTTCTGGGAACCATAACCCACTACCATCACCTCATTCATTGCAGAAACCTTTTCCTTTAAGGTCACATCTATTTGAGTTCGGTTATTAACGGTTACTTCCAAAGTTTCATACCCTACGGCCGAGAAAATGAGGGTTTGGTTGCCGTCTGGTAATTTTAAAGTATACCCACCACTGGAATCACTGTTGGTACCGTTGGTGGTACCCTTAACCCTTACCGTAATTTGCGGGAGGGTTTCACCTTTGGAATCCCTGATGGTACCTTTTACCACAATACTGCCAAGCGCTGTATAGACTACAGGGGGCTTTCTCTTAATAACAACTGTTTTCTCATAAATGGTATAGGTAAGTGGTTGGTCAGCAAAACATTTATCGAGAAAATCTTTCAGTTCTGCTTTTTTCACTGAAATACTTACCGGGTTGCTTTCGCTAATCATAGCTGAGTTGTACAGAAAAGAATAGCCGGTTTGTTTATGAAGTAATTCAAAAATTCGGGATAAGGGGGTATTATTTGCAGATATGCTTACCTGCTGGGCATAACTTGCCGCGTTAACCTGCAAAATAGCTACCAGTAAAAATGGAATCGTAAGTTTCACTATCAGACCAATTTTTGATAACATACAGGGTTCAGTCCTGCATGAAAATGCGTGGAAAAATTTATACATTTGGTTAATGGGTTAATTTATAATTGATCGTTTGAAGGATTATTTAAGTTGCTCAAAGCCTGATTGGGCTAAAAACCGGTGGCGCGCCAACGCTTCCGGTTTTTTTATTTCAGCAAATCTTGTCTGGAGGTTGTAGAACTACGGCATAACGGTTATCCTCCTTCCATCAATTTTAAAATGAACGGTACCCGTTAATTCAAGTGTGGTTAATAGTTGCGAAATGTCCTTAAACCTTGGTACGTTACCGCCGAAGTTTTGAGGTTTCAGATTGCCTTTATAAGTGACATCTACATCATACCAGCGCGCCACCTTGCGCATAATGGTTTCGATATTCTCGTCATCAAATTTGAAAAAACCATTTTTCCAGGCTATTACATTTTCTGTATTTACTGCGCGTACGCGGAAATTTGAAGCGCCGTTGTTTAAAACGCCCTGCTGGTTAGGTATCAGCATAGTGCTGCTGCCATCTTTTGTTAGCTTTACCGAGCCCTCGAGCAGGGTTGTTTCGATAACATTCTCATCATTATAAGCCATTACATTAAAATGAGTACCTAAAACCTCTACTTTCATGCCGTTGAGCACTACGCTAAAAGGCTTCTCTTTGTTCTTTGCAACCTCAAAATAAGCCTCACCAGTTAACTCCACTTTCCGTTCTTTGCCCCTGAAGCTGGTAGGATACTTTAATGATGAGCCGGCATTCATCCA from Pedobacter africanus includes:
- a CDS encoding TonB-dependent receptor, with amino-acid sequence MYKIYAALKCRRNFSIPSKFILTMKLTFVLLTAVFLQVGASTRAQNISINKQNTSLKEVFQLIEKQTSFTVVYDSKIIKATKPFSLTVKDVSIETLLNRCLRDLDLDYIISMNTIVVRRKLNAPVPIMITRVTGKVTDSKGSPIPGVSIRIKGSNKGTSTDMDGKYTIDAPEPTSILVFTSIGYNVKELLVGSQKVIDVILMEEVKSLDDLVVIGYGTVNKKDLTGSVSSIKADEISKSKVTSFQEAIQGKMAGIQITSSSGEPGAAMNISIRGANTIYGSTSPLFVIDGVPYDANANEVGTASIGNKTSANPLSSLNPNDIESVDVLKDASSTAIYGSRGANGVVIITTKTGKLGAPKIDYDGYMSFSNATKKLGVLSPDEYLDYRRIVSPNTILFYKDTNKDGLYNELDEPVDLSELEKHDWQDETLQTGVSQNHNVSFSVKKDNTSYAGGIGYLDQGAIVRNNDFKRYSARLKVDQDFNTKLKIGLNISLSQTGQDGASQSGGGDGLFNGIVQNLVISKPIEFYDPLWDRAGAYISPLTMIDDAYKSAATVQNNISGYLNYKFIPGLTLNISGGGILTNSKTKEFYGKKTSWGVGDNGLGIIQDQKAASIFNTNQLTYEKWFNKNHYLNAMIATEISQYTYEYFSVQKSNFSDESTGIDDIAKGTIAKGSASYKDVNRRLSYFGRVNYTLLTKHLFTGTFRADGSDKFGKGKRFGYFPSFAYGWLISEEPFLKNSKQISNLKLRLSYGETGNERIESYRYLARLENAFYNGELGQAPASSANPDLKWETTIQYNAGIDLGLFNNRIELTLDIYSKQTKNMLLPVYVPGRTGYNQQWQNVGRVDNKGIEFQINTKNIKSKDFNWETSFNISSNRNEVKDIGNIGYIPVTMGGGWITNVGRVTVGQPIGTAYGYVFDGVYQISDFTWDNDSDPMIPHDKRFYVPKSGVVQVTGVNVRPGSSKFKDLNGDGIVDLDNDRTTISRSTPKFFGGLNNTIRYKNFDVNIFLEGAYGNQIFNESKYRLEGGVSSTWMNINKDFFYNRWTTERPSNTYGDFGDLNKTATLTSSYFVEDASYLRLKNVSIGYRFSDDLMKKIGVGSARIYVNGSNLHTWTKYTGYDPEIQSENALLAGFDRISYPRARVYTIGLNVGF
- a CDS encoding FecR family protein, which codes for MSLIGQNESTEDLKLSLRNLWNGLNDQDEVPPIDQEKIYAQIMASQDFPKSKKNRLWQPLAAAVAAVVLLCIAFYSFNGSQALDQFTALAKPVKYHIKPGTNKATLRLANGSTINLNNSAEPSLTNYGNIQIKKNSHGQIIYQVIADSTDARLASSYNVFTTPKGGQYEIILADGSKVFLNANSSLTFPTVFSATQRNVVLKGEAYFEIAKNKKKPFKVSANGTEIKVLGTHFNVMAYEDEPLLKTTLFEGSVQVNTNTATKTIKPGQQAVTYKNQSAIDINESKPDEDLAWKNGYFLFQDEGIESVMRKIARWYDVEVVYKESIPGGEFGGKISRYENILDVLKPLELTGSVHFKLEGRRIIVTQ
- a CDS encoding RNA polymerase sigma factor, producing the protein MHIKKKPNEKELLEAIASGNEIAFKTIYDAYFKKLSAYLYKLCKSNDATEEMVNDVFLKIWKNKSSLNHIESFEAYLFAMARNKAIDYLRKLAKDSSLITELTTQIQESHNEIEEKLDATALKNLIEQSLAQLSDQKRKIFRMSKEEGYSYDEIAAEMQLSKSTIKNHLSETLKHLKKQVDPESGRSFLLLVMLINLLD
- a CDS encoding nuclear transport factor 2 family protein — its product is MEREILKLEEQIVAAILSSDVEVLDQMLHDQLVFVNHLGMTLSKKEDLSPHITGDLKITGLVASDRQLQLFGDTCVVVVNKDISGSYLNQPFDSKLKFTRIWKSFNGSWKVIAVSSVPLHVG